Sequence from the Molothrus aeneus isolate 106 chromosome 7, BPBGC_Maene_1.0, whole genome shotgun sequence genome:
TTGATTTCAATTCACATGTCTAAAAATCTGAAAGATCTTTCAGTGAGCCTGTCAGTGACACAGGGCACCATGGCAGCCAGCAGGAGGGCTGTGGATGGGGTAATGCTCACACCATGCAAGGAGccaggtgctggcacagcacacagctgccTCATACAGGCCCTGACATTTACCTCCTCAGCCCTGGAGGAGAATTAAATAGCACATAGTTACTTGTGTAGATTGCTTGGTGGTCAGGTTCCCCATGGAAAGTTATTTATTTGGTGCTGGTATGACACGGGACCTTTCATTTCCAGATTGCACTGCACCAGTATGTTCcacacagcctgggcaggacaGAGTCACACTGCAGGAGGAGTCTGCTGGGGCTGATCAGGATATTGGTGAGCCAGTGTGCCTAGAACATGCTTGTTCTGACTCCAAGGGCTGTCCCACAAAcacagggctctgtgctttGTGGCCAGGATAGTGGGACTCAGCTGCTAGCAGTCAGGGAAGGGGCACTTCCATCAACTGTGCACCTCCCAGGAAGGTTAAAATAGTTAAAGGTCAAAAATTTCTACCCTCCTGAGGATGAAATAAGCTTAGGGAAGCATCAGGCTTGAGCACATGCAGAGGCCTCTGGAGGGGAGGGGTGCTGGCAGAAGCATGAGCCTCTGCCTCATCCTGCTCaaagcctctgctcctgctctccttcAAAACTGATATCCCACTGGTGCAAATTAGACAAGAATTGGCTCAGGGTCTTtaattgtgatttttatttttaatttgcataaTTAGACGTGTAATGGACTATTTTTGCAGCCTGGGGACTGCTCTGAGGTCGTTAGTGCTGGCCCTGGGAGATCACCATCTGTCTGCAGAGGACGAGGGCCGTGGGCAGCCCGGAGCCTCCTGTGGCTCCTTCAAATCTCTCCCCCCTTGAACCCCAGCTGCTTTCCCAAGCCACCCAAGGGGGTGCAGCCTCACAAAACATTAGTCATCTGTCCCAGCTGGTGTCCTCAACAGATGCAACCATTTAGGAGAATGTGGTGCTGAGGGGAGATTAATAGGGTCTGGATTTTAGAACGACTCCCACTGTGTTCTTTAAGGAAAGAAGATTGAGATGGAACAAAAGGAGAGgcagtgcagcagagccaggtttATGCTTCCCAGGTTGTGAGGAAGTACCTGCAGGCAAGCAAGGCTGGAGGGAGGCAGTAGATGGAGGTGGACAGGTACTTGGAGGTCCTGGGGTATGGATTGGGATGAGACTGACAGGGTGGCTGGAAGGGAGTAGAAAAAGAATTGAGCCTTGCTGAAAATTTCACTACCCTGAAGTCCACCTCCTTGCTTCCCACATCCTTTTGACACCTCCCCTTCTTTTCTATGCCCTTCCTGATCCTTCCCAAGCCTGCTTCCACAGCCCTGGACACCCTTTGTATCCCATTACTCTGTCTACTTTAGACTTGGCTGTTGCAAGTTTTATTTTGCAGCTGTGAGAAGAACAAAATAAAGCTTCATTCTGGGGGTGGCAAAATTCCCTGTAGCCTGCATGCTGAAAAGCcttgggctggctctgctgccacatCTTGTTCTACTTAAACTGCTGCTTTTAATAGACCCAAAATGTTTGCTTTGGGAAAGGTGTTTCCACCTCCCCCAGCAGAGCCACGTGCACTGGTTTGTCCATGTCAGACATGGCCTGGccccgggctgtgctgccaggcctGTGCTGGGTCAGCTCATGAGGCACCATCACCATCAAACCACCCAACTGGACATTTCCTCTTAGACTTCACTCCACTGGAAGCTGGAGATGGTTTTTAGAATGGGTTGAAATATCTCATGAAAGCACATTTCAGATGCCAGCTCCTACCTTTAATTACTCCCCTTTAAAATGGGACTTGCCCATAAGGATCCATAGAAGATTTTGGGAGTTGCATTAAGAGTAATTGGTAATTTTTTGCATTGAAGTTGGACAGCAGGAGTTTACAAAGTGGTTCTCCTTTATACTTTTATCAGTTTTCCCTTCCAAGTTCTCCATGGCCAGTAGCATTTCTCATCAAGTATCTTTTGGCAGACATTTCAAATATTGCTAGGAATAAATATCTGAAAGATGTTCCACGTAAGGTGTGGATCTCAAAGCCACACTAAAACTTTTGGCTGGGTAATGCTGTCCAGCTGCCTGCAAAAATCCTAGGGTGATTTTGGGCTGTGAGTGTCACTGTGGGCTTGAAATAGTGGCACACAAAAAATGTGACATTTTCTCTGTAGCAGTGATTTGTAGGAACACTGATTCTCCCCTCCTACCTGCTCAAATACAGTTTGGTGGTGAACAAGGCTGAGAAGAAGCCAAGACCCCTGTGAGAGCAGCTTTCCTTCCATAGTCCCTGTTCATTCAGCAGCAGAGTGTGGGGAGGAGCAGActggggtggctgtgccagAGTTTTGGTGCTCTAGGGAGCAGGTACCAtgatgggctgtgctgcagcacctcaccaccctgccctggcagctctgcccggCTGTTGTGTCTTGAaacccagcctgcagcaggctgCCACTGCTGTTTTGGGATCTGACCACCTCCTGAGAGCACACGGCCTTGCTGGTGCCTGAAGTTCCATCAGCTCCACACACAGGCACCCCTGGGCCTCAAAACAGTCGACAAACCATAGAAATGCTCTTCATTTATTGCACCAAAGTGCTCTTCAGAATCTTCAGGAAGGGCTGTGTCCTTCAGATGTCCCCGTTGAGCCAGCGGTTCTTGGCTATCTGCCCCGCGCCAGGCCGGGACGATGGGGTGtactgcagcagctgggtgaTGAGGGCTTGGCAGGGCTCCGGCAGAGGGGGCAGCCCCTCCGGGTACATCACCCCCTTCTTCTGCAGCTGGGGCATGCTCTGCACGTTGGTATCATCAAAGGGAACATTGCCTACCACCATCATGTAGAGCATCACCCCCAGGCTCCATATGTCGTATTTCTTGGCGTCATAGGGGATGCCCATGAGCACCTCCGGGGAGGCGAAGGCCGCCGTCCCGCAGAAGGTGGTGCTCAGGTCCGGGTACCCTTTGAGCTCCTTGCTGAAGCCGAAGTCGCTGATCTTGGCGCGGCGGCCGTCGGCCGAGAGCAGCACGTTCTCGCACTTGAGGTCCCGGTGCACCAGGTTGCGGTCGTGCAGGTAGCGCACGGCCCTCACCACCTGCACGAAGATGTCCCGGGCATTGGGGGCGCAGGGCAGCTTTCCCAGATTCTCCAACATCTGCAGCAGGGTAGTGTCCATGGCCTCCATCACGATGTAGAGCTTCCTGTTACAGACCTCGATGAGCTCGTAGACGCGCACGATGTTGGGGTGCTGGATCCTGCGCACGATGGAGAGCTCCCGGGGCAGGAACTTGAACACGACGGCTCGGGACGCTCGCTGCCGGTCCACCACCTTGACGGCCAGGGGCCCCTTGTGTTTGCTGGAGGTGGCTGCCTTCACCTTGGAGAAGCTGCCCTCCCCTATGGTCTGACCCAGCCTGTAGCCCAGCTCGTTGAGTATCCTCTCTCCTCCATCAGACTTTGGCATGGTCTCTGGTGCCGGTGGGCTTTCCTGGGGCTTCTGTTcttggggctggggctccccagCATTGGGAGGCTGTATTATCTGCTGCATGGCAGCTGCTCACCTTTGCAACAACGGGTATGACAACCCTTGCTTCCGCGCCCCGCCCGGGTATTGTGATGGGTGGAATGTTGTGTGTCATAGGACCTGTGGGACATGATGCGGGCGTCTGGTGGGGCCCCGTTGCTCAGGGTGCCCCTGGCATGCCTGCACAGGGGACAAAACAGCTGAGGCTGGGTACTTTGGAGCTTTTACCCTTTCAGCCTCTTCATTTGAGTTCTCAGCATAGGGCTGTGTGCATGAAAGTTCAAATGTCAGCTTTCTGGGGTCAGGGACCCATTTGGAGACCTACACCAGTTTTGTGCAGGGATATTACTTGCATTAAAGTCCAAACTACACAGAGTGGTAGAAGGGAGTGACTTCTGCTTGCACTAACCGTGAACTACCTTGGCTGGCTATAAATATTGACTTCTTTGGTGATGGTGCACAGAGCTATTAGATTACTAGGGAGGCTTTCTGACCTTTTGTGGAGTAGACAGGGAACTTTAAATGcatctttcagaaaaaacagcttttctgtttcttgagCTTGGAATTGCTCTTTATCTGTTTTTATCAAAATGATATTTTGGAGACTTACAGAGAGGTGAGACCTGAGATCCTTCTCAGACCTTCTGTAACTTGGATTTTAAAAGGTTATAGTCAGTTTTAGTTGCCATAACATAGCAGTCAAATTGAGCagagggcagctgggctgggccacAACACCCACTCCAGAGCAATGCATTCCTCCCATCACACTCTGTCTCTCAGGCCAGTGTCAGCTCCTTCTTCCAGGTGCTGCATCCTTggctgtttttttctgatttgtgCTGGGTTTTTTAAGCTGCTCAAGTATCCTGTTCTCCCTGTGGAGCCCACATTTCCTTTCCAGCTGTACAAAGAAGCCTAGGACCACAAAATCCCATCTTCCAAAACACCAACCCAAACACTATTTTTAGGTTTTGAATATATGTTTCATTTTGCAAGTCAGTTATAAAGAGGAATGGTGATCAGctgaagatgaaagaaaatcttttttgtGAGGCCATCTTGCCAGTATTCTGAAGTCACTTTGAGGAAATTAAAATGGGTCAAAGCTGCAAACATGGGTCTGTATGTGCTGCAGGGGAGCTTTACTCTGAACTAAGAGCAAGTAAAGCAGTCACCATGTCAAGTTCTATCTGCTTAGAGATTGTGGGtccaaaccaaaccactttCCCACTTCAGGTGTTATTTGTACAGGCCAGTTGGAAGTATGGGAATTCAACATGCCATGGAAATGTGGTTGCCAGGCATGTACCACCAGGAATACCATCAGGCTGTACCAGCAGGCATGTTTGGGCCTTCAAATAAATGCCCCCAGATTTCTTATTTCTGAAGTGGATCAGCAAGAAGCCATTTCTAGAAGTCCCTGTTCAGAAACTGATGTTActgaacacaaaaaaatcccacctaGCAATCAGCAGGCAGATGCAGAAACCCATTTTGCTGGATAGACATGATTTCCTGACAAGTTTAGCCCTTGAGTCATAACCACAGTGACTTCAGCAGAGGTCTGAGCTGGACTTTTCAGAGGAGCTGGGAACTTTGAGATGGCTAAACAGAACTGAACCAATGTGGGCATTTTTATGAGGGGGAAGTGCTTAGGCCAGGCTTCCCTTCCCCACTTAGTACCAAAGCACCTCTGGAAAACaacactgctgctcctgggaataGGAGGACGTGTACAGGGGCCTGGCTGATGCtcagaatgtattttaaaataggaatggGCAGTCACATGACAGGCACATTCCTAAAACCCACAGGTAAACCCTCACTTATGGGAAGCCCCTTTGAAGCCCCTACAGTAGCATAACCAAAAGAGGGACTGTCCACACTGATGTGGAAAAACCAAAGTGGCAGATACAAATCGGGTTGCAATGGTAAGGAGCAATGTAGAGGATTCCTGTGCTGAGGCTAATTCTTCATCTGCTCAAGGGAGCAGGTCACTTTGGGAAAGTTTTCTGCAAACTTGGCTGAAGTGGGCAGTTTCAGTCCCAGTAAGCCCTCCTGGGAGCCCAGAAAAAGCCTTGTGCAGTCAGATGCTGCTGGAGCATCCTGGGGGTGGGAAGGCTTGAAGGAGATAGGGAGGCAAGCCCTGGTTTCCCAGGGAGGAAGCAGCTACCGAAGCAAACACTCCCCCTCCTGTATGcttcaggctgcagctctgtgagctgCCGAGGCTGCAGGCATCACTGCTGTGgatccctgagctcctgccccacGGCCAGCAGCGAGGCTGGGACTGCTGCAAACAGCTCCAAAGGCAGGCAGCAAGAGGTTGGGATGAGAGGGGCTGGTTtggcagggcactgccaggcagaggaggaggaatgacAGCTGAGCTCAGCTTTCTGTGCTGTCCTCAGATCTCAGAGAAacggatttttttttggttggctgCTGGCTCAACATTTATTGGTGTAAAAATGCACCCAAAAATCTCTTTTGCTTTCAATTCCTGCACCTCAAGTACTGCTACCTGTGGTATAAATATTTAGGTCACACTGATATACTTTGGTAGTGTACTCACTACCAAGATATACAAAAAAATGCCAAGCTTCTGTGCTttctagataatttttttcatcaaaGCTCTGTTTGTAAAACTCACTTGTTCCATTGCTCTTGTTAATGAGAGCAATCAGAAATCAGGCAGCAATTACTGTTTTGTCAAAAGTGTGGCAtgtgagcaggaggagctggtcTGCAGAGGTACAAATTATAGGAGCTCACTGTCAGGGATTTTGTagtgggatggtggcactgttG
This genomic interval carries:
- the TSSK6 gene encoding testis-specific serine/threonine-protein kinase 6, with translation MPKSDGGERILNELGYRLGQTIGEGSFSKVKAATSSKHKGPLAVKVVDRQRASRAVVFKFLPRELSIVRRIQHPNIVRVYELIEVCNRKLYIVMEAMDTTLLQMLENLGKLPCAPNARDIFVQVVRAVRYLHDRNLVHRDLKCENVLLSADGRRAKISDFGFSKELKGYPDLSTTFCGTAAFASPEVLMGIPYDAKKYDIWSLGVMLYMMVVGNVPFDDTNVQSMPQLQKKGVMYPEGLPPLPEPCQALITQLLQYTPSSRPGAGQIAKNRWLNGDI